The genomic segment GCTATGAAACGAATTTTGAGCAACTTCCGTATTGCTTCATTCAAATTCCAAAAACTCAATTCGGTTGCCAAAAGGATCATGTGTAAAAAAGCGTGATCGCCCTTCGATTGGAAGTTCTTCACTAAACGGATAATTAGCTTCTTCCAACCGTAATTTCAATTGCTCCAGTGCATTCACTGTAAAACCGGGATGCGCTTTTTTCGCAGGCATGAAATCCTGCTGAATACCGATATGCACTTCTTGTGAGCCACAAAGGAACCAGCAACCCCCGCGCCCCTTCAAGTTTTCTGGTTTTGGAATCTCCTCCATACCGAGCAATTCCCCGTAAAACTTCCGTGCTTTATCTTCAGACTCGGGCGGCGCTGCAATTTGGATATGATCAATTCCTGTTAGAAACTTGCTCATTGCTCAACACTCCTCTGAACGTAATACCTTCAGTATAATCTCCATTCAGCTGTTTCACTAATACCATTTTCCGAGACTAGTACATAAGGAATCCTTATCAGCTTGAATGAAAGTGATTGATTTTCCCAATTGGTTAAATAATCGTATACTATAAATGAAGGAAGTGTGGGGAATGGATTACATACTTATATTTTTCATTGGAATGGCTGCGATGACACTTGGAACGCTTGCAGGTGGGGGTGGCCTGATTACGGTCCCGGCTATGTTGCTCATGGGTATCCCAATTCACTCTGTCCTTGGGGCTGGGAAGATTTCAACAACAGTTAGTTCGTTTTCTACTTTTATAACAGTCCTACTGAAAAAGCAGGTTACATTTAAAGAATCATTTTGGATTATACCTATATCACTTTTCGGTGGATTTACAGGTGGTTTTATAGCAACACGCTTGACGGAAAGTACAATGTACATTATAGCGGTTATTCTTCTTATCATTGCTTTTCTTACATCATTCCTTTCCAAAGTAGACTTCTCAGGGGAAGAAAGCTTAAGGCCGACGAAAGTAGCGATTCCGGGATTACTCGGAATTGGAATATACGATGGGATGTTTGGACCGGGGCAAGGCACTCTACTTCTGTATTTGTTCGGTCACTTACGAATTGCGTACATTCGGGCAATTGGCTTTGGCCGTCTTGCAACGTTTTCAAGTGGATTTGGTGCAGCCATCAGCTATATTGCCATGGGTAAGATTATTTGGCCAATTGCCTTTGTACTCATGGCCGGTTCCTTATCGGGCGCACAAATCGGTGTGCGACTTGCTGAAAGGTTGAATCCGGATCACGTTAAAATATTATTGCGCATTATCACGATAGCGTTGATCATCCAGCTTATCGTCAATAGTTTTCTTTAACTAAAACACCTCATCCGCTTGAAAGGAAGAGGTGTTTTTTGAATGGGTGAATTTATCCCAACAAATCCCTTTACAACATCCTTGCATATAGTGTACTATTTAACTAATACACCGACATGTAGAGGGGGAACGCTGATGAAGCAGTGGAATGGATTGTTGAAAAAAGAATGGGTGACGTTGAAGTGGCCGTTACTCGTTAGTGCATTGCTTGGGATTATTGTAATGTCGTTTGTTCCACATCTAATAGCCAACATTTTTGGTCTTGAAGTACATGTTTTTGAAGTGGTGCTTGTTATCTGTTTTATTTGGGCGGGTGCAAGTGTATTAGCACCGGTTATTGCATTGTTTATTATGTTGGAAAGGGAAATAAAACGTCCGGATGTGTGGTTTCATTCGACGGCGTCCATTTTTAAATTGGTTGGAGCGAAAGCATTTTTTGCATCCCTTATTGGTGCTGTGGGATTGTTAATTCCAACACTGGTTCTTGCCGTTCAACACGTATTATTCAGCTCTACAATGGCTACATTTGATGATTTGTTTTTCTTTGGAAGTATTTTTATAGTCATGATTTTTGCAGTATCGATAATATTCATGAGTATCGGGTTTTTCTTCTGGGTCATAGACCGACTTATGAAGCCATATTTAAAGGGATTTTCAATTGTTGCTACGATTATTATATTCCTTGTTGCTTCTCGGCTATATAGTTTATTTGTCCTCTCCGAACTATATGAGAAACTAATTCTAATAGGCCCTATTGATTTAATGAAAATCAAAAATCCGAAAATTAATGTGGATTTTATTTACCTCGAGCATGCTGAAACTTTTTTTTACACGGGTGAAATTATATTCGATATTTTCTTCACGTTCATAATGTTCATTATTGCAGCTGTCCTTTTTGAGAAGAAAGTGAGGTTGTAGACCATATGAAAAAATGGAAAGGATTATTGCGAAAAGAATGGGCGCAAATGAAATGGAGACTTGTTATCTTTGTATTAATCACTAGTGTGATTCAATACTTGGGAGTAAATCGCATAGCTTATGGGTTGCCGGAAGACTTTTACGCTTCAATTCAACCGATGATTGCCCTTTGTTTCATGCTCCACTTGATTATGGCGGTATCGTTATTTTTCGATAGCCTTGGAAAGGAAATGGGGCGTCTAGACATTTGGCTTCATTCCCCAGCATCAATACGGCAGCTTGTTTACGCAAAGTTCTCACTCATTGTCCTAACTGTTGGCTGTTCGCTTTTGTTGTGCGGGACGATTGCAGCTATCTCCAATTACGCACGCGATGGGGCGGTTCCTCTTGTAGATGATCTGTTTTTATATCTTAGTGTGGGTGTTGTCATTTTGTTGAACGCTATTTATGTAATGGCAATCGTTTTTTTCTTCTGGTCGATATACCAAGTGTTTCGTTCCCATATTGGCTTGTTCTCAATCATCGTGATTATTGCCTTGGTCAACATATGGATCATTGGTTGGGGATATGTCTGGTTTACGGAAATACTCCAACTAGTAATGGAAATGGGGCCAATGCACGGCCCGATTAAAACGGTAGACATCTTAATGTTTAACAATTATATTGTCCCGAGCGGATCGATTTTAACAATCGGCAGTCTTATCCTCTACGGTTTGTTGACGGCACTCTATTTCGTTGCTGGAGCAATGTTGTTTGAAAAGAAAGTGAGGTTGTAATGATGGGCATAGATTTTCTTCCAGACAAACCAATTTATCAGCAGCTCATCGACCTGATTACGGGCGATATTATTCGTGGAACGCTGAATCCTGGGGAGAAATTGCCATCCGTTCGTGATTATGCTGTTGAAGCCGGTGTGAATGCCAATACGATGCAACGCGTCTATAAGG from the Sporosarcina psychrophila genome contains:
- a CDS encoding VOC family protein; the encoded protein is MSKFLTGIDHIQIAAPPESEDKARKFYGELLGMEEIPKPENLKGRGGCWFLCGSQEVHIGIQQDFMPAKKAHPGFTVNALEQLKLRLEEANYPFSEELPIEGRSRFFTHDPFGNRIEFLEFE
- a CDS encoding sulfite exporter TauE/SafE family protein, with product MDYILIFFIGMAAMTLGTLAGGGGLITVPAMLLMGIPIHSVLGAGKISTTVSSFSTFITVLLKKQVTFKESFWIIPISLFGGFTGGFIATRLTESTMYIIAVILLIIAFLTSFLSKVDFSGEESLRPTKVAIPGLLGIGIYDGMFGPGQGTLLLYLFGHLRIAYIRAIGFGRLATFSSGFGAAISYIAMGKIIWPIAFVLMAGSLSGAQIGVRLAERLNPDHVKILLRIITIALIIQLIVNSFL